GAACTAAAAAATGCATCTGATGTTTATAAAAAGACAAAAAGAGACAGCAAGAACATGCCAGATACTTTTACAGACAGCATGAATAAAAAAGACTCGGGACTTTCTCACCAGGGCTTCGAAAGCCAGGCAAATGTAGTTATAGTTCGCTATGGAGAGCTTGCTCTTAAAAGCGCGGGCATTCGAAACTGGTATGAGAAAATACTTATGAAAAATATCGCTTCAATGCTGGACTCAAGGGACATTCCATACTCCCTCATGCGAAGAGAATGGGGCAGGATATTTATTGAGACAAAAGATCCGCGTGCAGCAGACGCGGCAGCAGATGTTTTTGGAGTTGTTTCAACTTCTCCTGCGTTAATAACAGAACCGGATCTTGAGGGTGCGGCAGGGACCTGTGCCCTACTTGGAACAGATCTTATTAAGGAAGGAGAATCTTTTGCGATCCGAGCCAGAAGAAGTGGAAATCATTTATTCTCATCAGCTGATATAGGGAGAACATGCGGAGATGCTGTATGGAATGCACTTGAAAAAGAAGGAAAACATCCCAGAGTGAACCTTAGTTCTCCTGACAGGGAAATTTTTGTAGAGATGAGGCAGGATCTGGCTTACGTTTATTTGGAAACAATAAAAGGGGTGGGAGGGCTTCCCCTTGGCACCCAGGGAAATATGGTGGTGCTGATGTCAGGCGGACTGGACTCCCCTGTTGCCGCGTGGCTGATGATGAGGCGCGGCGTAATGATCACTCCTATTTACTGCAATAATTCTCCTTATGCAGAAGATGCGGCAAAGGAACGTGCTTTTGACTGTATCCGGCAGCTTCAAACCTGGGCTCCAGGGCATCAGTTCACGACTTATGAGATTCCCCACGGCCCAAACCTGAGATCCTTTATAGAAATGTGCCATAGAAAAAACACCTGTCTTCTCTGCAAACGCATGATGTACAGGGAAGCCTACGAGGTCATGAAAAAGGAAGGTGCAAGCGGAGTTATTACCGGCTCTTCACTTGGACAGGTAGCCTCCCAGACTGCTGCCAATATGCATGCCGAGATCTATCAGCTTGCTATCCCTATTTATCACCCCTTAATTGCCTTTGACAAAAACGAGATCGTGGATCTTGCCCGTAAAATAGGAACTTATGATATCTCTACAAGGTCAGCAGGAGGTTGTACTGCAGTCCCGGAGCGTCCAGAAGTCAAAGCAAACTATGACCTCATAGTTATTGAAGAGAAAAAACTTGATATTGAAACTCTGGTTAACAATGCTTTGAAAGCTGCAAAGGTCCTCAAGCTCTAAATAGACCTCTGACCTTTTGAATGAGAATTTGAGCTTTAAAAGTAGCTTTAATTCTCTAATATTATTATTTATGTCGGATTCAAATTTTATATATTTTTACAGTATACATTGCAAATTATAAAAAAATGAATCCTTTATATAAGATCCCTTACTTTTAATATTCTGGGCGTTATACTTCTTAATGGAATTCATAATCCAACCTCCAGTTCAATCCACAGGTTCAATCCACAGGTTCAATCCACAGGTTCAATCCACAATTACCAATTTGTAATGCAGTTAACGCCCATTTCTTTCTCAAACTGCAATCCGAAATACACTTATACATATTTTAAAGAACGATCGAAGACTTTCTCTAAAGCGAACTAATTTAAAAAATTATTTATTTCTTCTTCTGCTAATCTATTCTATGAATGGTTTTCCCCATCCAGATTCAAAAGCTTCTAGGGTACGAACAGTTTTATTTTTATTTACGATTACAAGTTTCCTGCTGATGACTGCCGGTTCTCTGTATATCGAAATATACCCGGAAAATCCGGGCAAAGGTGAATTTCTTATAAACACTGCAGGTCCTGTATTCTGGTTTTTCGGTGGCTTATGGTTACTGTTTAATGTAGTCACTATCTTAAATTCCAGACACTAAAATATATAGAATTTTTTAAACTGGTTGCTCCAGGCAAACTGTGATCTATGATATTGTTTAAGAAGAGGTTTGAGATGTATCCAGCAGGGTCAACTGTTTCCTTCCTGAACAGGCCTCCGCGAAATATTCTCATACTCGGGGAACGCTGAGCAATAAAACTCAGTTAAAATCTGAGTAATATATCTTTTTAAGAACACAAGTTAAATTTATGAGAAGGATATCAGCTCTAACTGAATACAGATTCTCTTTAAGGCTTATTGAGGAGTTTCATTCATCTTTACCTGAGCTTTCAGTCTCTTTTTTTTCAGCTCTGTGCTTATGGAGAGCCATTTCAATATTGCTGTGCAGGTCTTCTTCTTTGAAAGGCTTAGAAATATAACCTGCCGGTTCTGTCATTTTAGCCCTTTCAAGGGTTTCATCGTCAGTATAAGCGGTCAGATATAGTACAGGAATATTAAGGCGGGTTTTTATTTCACGGGCAGCTTCAATACCGTCCATGTCCCCTTTCAACATGATATCCATTAAAACAAGGTCTGCATTCGTCAGCTCTGCTTTTCTTATTGCTTCCTCTCCTGTGGACGCAGTACCCGGTACAGTGTAACCCAAATTTTTGAGTTTATTCCTGATATTTAGAGCGACGATGTTCTGGTCTTCAACAACCAGAATTTTTGCTTTTTTCATTGTATCTCCCCTTTGATACTGGATAAATTTTCAGATGACTGGTAGGGATCCTTAAACCAGATTTTGAACCTGGTTCCTGAATAACGTTCAAGTTCAATTGTACCCTCAAGCTGCTCGATAAGTATGTTTACGAGTTGCAGGCCCAGAGAGCTCGTGTTCCTGAAATCAACGTTTTCCGGAAAACCCAACCCATTGTCCGAAACTACCAGTGTGTACTGGATATTTTTGTCAACTGAACTCTTAGCACCAATATTATTAGTGCTATTACTTAT
The genomic region above belongs to Methanosarcina horonobensis HB-1 = JCM 15518 and contains:
- the thiI gene encoding tRNA uracil 4-sulfurtransferase ThiI, yielding MPDTFTDSMNKKDSGLSHQGFESQANVVIVRYGELALKSAGIRNWYEKILMKNIASMLDSRDIPYSLMRREWGRIFIETKDPRAADAAADVFGVVSTSPALITEPDLEGAAGTCALLGTDLIKEGESFAIRARRSGNHLFSSADIGRTCGDAVWNALEKEGKHPRVNLSSPDREIFVEMRQDLAYVYLETIKGVGGLPLGTQGNMVVLMSGGLDSPVAAWLMMRRGVMITPIYCNNSPYAEDAAKERAFDCIRQLQTWAPGHQFTTYEIPHGPNLRSFIEMCHRKNTCLLCKRMMYREAYEVMKKEGASGVITGSSLGQVASQTAANMHAEIYQLAIPIYHPLIAFDKNEIVDLARKIGTYDISTRSAGGCTAVPERPEVKANYDLIVIEEKKLDIETLVNNALKAAKVLKL
- a CDS encoding response regulator, with protein sequence MKKAKILVVEDQNIVALNIRNKLKNLGYTVPGTASTGEEAIRKAELTNADLVLMDIMLKGDMDGIEAAREIKTRLNIPVLYLTAYTDDETLERAKMTEPAGYISKPFKEEDLHSNIEMALHKHRAEKKETESSGKDE